The sequence AGGTCGACGCGACGAGCGCGAACGAGGCGGAAGCGTTCAACGAGGCGAAGGCGCTCGCGCACCGGATTCTCGGCGAGCTCGAGCTGTGACGCGCGCGGGCGGCGCCGCGCACAACGCGCGGCCGATCGGCCTGATCCGCGCCGGGCGGCGCGAACGCGGCGCCGATCGCGCGCCGCGCGCCGCCCGTCCGCTCGAACCCGCAACGCGCGAAGCAAGGCCCGCGCGCGGCTCCGTCGGCGCGCACGCGCCGGCGCCGGCCCGCCGCAACGCCCGCCGTGTCGATCCGGTGCGGCCCGCGCAACGATTCGCGCCGCACGCCGCCAGCGTCACCAGAGCCGCGCGATCACCGACACGATGCCCATGATCACGAGCGTCGACATGAACGGAAACGGATAGGCCCGCGAGCCGAGCCTGAGCGTCACGTCGCCCGGCAAGCGCCCGACGCCGAGCTTCGACAGCCACGGCCACGCGCGCGTGAGCACCATCACGGCGATGAACGTGGTGAGCAGCCAGCGCAGCATCGCATCGCCTCCGGCCGGCTACAGCGTATGCGAGCGGTCGCCGCGCGCGAACGCGTCGAGCGTGCCGTCGATGCCGCGCGAAAACGCGATCACCTTGAACAGCTCGCCCATCTCCGCCTCGGAAATCAGCTTCTGCACCGCGTTCGCGGCGGGCAGGAAGCGCTGCGCGTCGGTCGGATCGATCTCGGCGAGCACGTCGGTGATGCCCGCGTTCAGCAGGAAGCGCGCCTGCGACGTGTAGCCGAGCAGATCCGCGCCCGCGCCGACGCCCGCCTCGTAGATCGCGCTGAATTCGACGTGCGCGGTGATGTCCTGCAGCCCCGGATATAGGAACGGATCGCCGTGCGCACGGTGCCGGTAGTGGCACATCAGCGTGCCCTGCGCGCGCTGCCGGTGGTAGTACTCGTGGCTCGGAAAGCCGTAGTCGATGAAAAACGCCGCGCCGCGCGCGAGCATCGCGCACACCGTGCGGACGAACGCCGCCGCCGCGTCGTGCGTCTCCGTCACGTAGCCTTCGTCGGCGTCGATCTCGACCACGCGCGCCGCGTCGCCTGCGTGCGCGAGCGGCCGGTCGGCGAACGCGAACGCGAGCGCGCCGTCGACCAAAACGCCGCGCTCGCGCCAGCCGTCCGCATGTTTGACGACGAGCCGCACCGGCATCGCGTCGAGCACTTCGTTGCCGACGACGACGCCCTCGAAGCGCTCGGGCAGCGCATCGAGCCAGCGCACGCGCGCGGCGAGACCGGGCGCGTGCGCCTCGATCGTCTCGCGCTGACGCGCGCGCAGCTCGCCCGACAAGTCGACGATCGCGTATTCGTCGAGCTCGGCGCCGAGCGCGGCGAGCGCGTTCAGCAGCCCCGCCGCGAGCTTGCCCGTGCCCGCGCCGAATTCCATCACGCGCCGCGTGCCGCTCGCCTCGAGCGCCTGCGCGACGGGGCGCGCGAGCGTCTGCGCGAAGAGCGGCGACAGCTCGGGCGCGGTCACGAAATCGCTGCCGTCGTCGGCGCGCCAGCCGAATTTCTGCGCGCCGCCGCTGTAGTAGCCCGCGCCCGGCGCGTACAACACACGCTCCATGTAGCGCGCAAACGTGATCCAGCCGCCCGCCGCGGCGATTTCGGCGCGCAGCGAAGCGGCGAGCGACTCGGACTGCGCAAGCGCGTCGGGGCCGGGAACGGGTAAACTAGCGGGTTCGTGAGCTTTCGGATTCATCCCGGCATTGTAAATGACCGCCCCCGCCGACACCTGTGACACATCCGCGGCCCGCACCGCGCGGGTCGTGCTGATTACGGGCGCCGTGCAAGCGGGCGCCGTGCAAGCGGGCGCCGTGCAGACGGCCGCCGCGCCAGCGGACGGCGCGCAAGCGGCACAGACGCGCGCGAAGCAGACGGCCGGCGCGGCCGCCCGGGCGAGTGATGCGCGCGCCGGCGCCTCGAAGACGCACGCGGAGACGCACGCGGCGCCGACGAGCGCCGCGCGGGCAGGCGATGCGCGAGCGAACGTCGCTTCGGACACCGCACGTTCCGGCGGCGCGCCCGCGGCACCCGCAGCACCCGCAGCACCCGCGGCTCCCGGCGCGAACGGCGCGCCGAGCGCGGTCGCCGCGCGCGGCTTGTCGGAAGGAACCGGCAAGGCCGCCCGTGCCGCACCCGCCGCCGCGCGGCCCGCGCTCGACGCCGCGGCCGTCGGCCGCGCGCTCGCCGTCGGCTTCGCGCGGCGCGGCTGGGACGTCGCGCTCGCGGCGGCCGCGGGCGGCGAAGCGCACGCGGCCGCCGCGCTCGCCGCCGAAGTCGAGGCGCTCGGCCGACGCGCGGCGGTGCTCGTCGCCGATCTGTCGGTCGAGGACGACGTCGCGCGGCTCGTCGCCGGCTGCGGCGCGGCGCTCGGCCGGCCGTCGTGCGTCGTCGCGCAAGCCGCGCCCGTCGCGGACAACGCGCACGACGTCGGCTACGCGTCGCTCGCGAGCGCGATGGCGCGCGGCGTCGCCGCGCCGCTCGTGCTAGCGCGCACGCTCGCCGACGCGACGCCCGACGCCGCGCGCGAGCACGAACGCGAGCGCGCGGTCGTGATTCATCTGCTGGACGAGGCGCTGTTTGATCCGGCGCCCGAGCGCTTGTCGCACTCGCTCGCGCAAGCCGCGCTGCACCGCGCGACGACCGCGCAGGCGCTCGCGCTCGCGCCGAAGGTGCGGGTCGTCGGCCTCGTGCGCGGGCGCGCGCCGCGCGCGGACGACATCGCCGACGCCGCGTGCTATCTCGCGAGCGCGCCGGGCGTGACGGGCGCGACGTTGACCGTCGACGGCGGCGAGCATCTCGCGCCGCCCGCGGACGAGCGGAATTGACGGGCGCGGCCCCGTGCGCACGCATCGACGCCGCGCCGGGCCGCGCCCCTTTGCATGCATCACCCTTTGACTGGAACGACCATGTTTGCCGCCCTCCTGCATCCCAGGCTCGCCGATTGCCGCAGGCTCTACCTGCGCGACCACGAGGTGTACATGAACATCGGCGCCTTCGAGCACGAGAAGCGCGGCGAACAGCGCGTCGTCGTCAACGTCGACCTGTTCGTGCCGCTCGCGCTGACCACGCCCGTCGAGGACAAGCTGCGCGAAGTCGTCGACTATGATCTGATGAAGCAAAGCGTCGCGCAGTGCGTCGCGCGCGGCCACATCCATCTGCAGGAAACGCTGTGCGACGCGATCGCGGCGGCCCTGCTCGCGCACGACGCCGTGCGCGCGGTGCGCGTTTCCACCGAAAAGCCGGACGCCTATCCCGATTGCGACGCCGTCGGCGTCGAAGTATTTCGCATCAAGGACGAGGAGCGAGCATGAATGCGCCCCACACCCCGCATCTGAACGAAGCCGACGCGGCCGCCGCCGTCGAAGTGAACGCCGCCGAGACCGACCGCCGCACGCTCACGCGCCGCGAGCAGAAACAGGCGTACGAGAACAACAAGCTGTTCAAGCGGCTCGTGCGCCAGGTCGGCCAGGCGATCGGCGACTACAACATGATCGAGCACGGCGACAAGGTGATGGTCTGCCTGTCGGGCGGCAAGGACAGCTACGCGCTCCTCGACATCCTGATGCGGCTGCGCGAGCGCGCGCCGATCGATTTCGACATCGTCGCCGTGAATCTCGACCAGAAGCAGCCGGGCTTTCCGGAGCACGTGCTGCCCGAGTACCTGACGAAGACCGGCGTGCCGTTCCACATCGAGAATCAGGACACGTACAGCATCGTCAAGCGGCTCGTGCCCGAGGGCAAGACCACCTGCTCGCTGTGCTCGCGGCTGCGCCGGGGGATCTTGTACCGCGTCGCGGGCGAGCTCGGCGCGACGAAGATCGCGCTCGGCCACCATCGCGACGACATCGTGCAGACGCTGCTCCTGAACATGTTCTACGGCGGCAAGCTGAAGGGCATGCCGCCGAAGCTGCAGTCGGACGACGGC comes from Burkholderia savannae and encodes:
- a CDS encoding DUF2905 domain-containing protein — encoded protein: MLRWLLTTFIAVMVLTRAWPWLSKLGVGRLPGDVTLRLGSRAYPFPFMSTLVIMGIVSVIARLW
- a CDS encoding class I SAM-dependent methyltransferase, which codes for MNPKAHEPASLPVPGPDALAQSESLAASLRAEIAAAGGWITFARYMERVLYAPGAGYYSGGAQKFGWRADDGSDFVTAPELSPLFAQTLARPVAQALEASGTRRVMEFGAGTGKLAAGLLNALAALGAELDEYAIVDLSGELRARQRETIEAHAPGLAARVRWLDALPERFEGVVVGNEVLDAMPVRLVVKHADGWRERGVLVDGALAFAFADRPLAHAGDAARVVEIDADEGYVTETHDAAAAFVRTVCAMLARGAAFFIDYGFPSHEYYHRQRAQGTLMCHYRHRAHGDPFLYPGLQDITAHVEFSAIYEAGVGAGADLLGYTSQARFLLNAGITDVLAEIDPTDAQRFLPAANAVQKLISEAEMGELFKVIAFSRGIDGTLDAFARGDRSHTL
- a CDS encoding SDR family NAD(P)-dependent oxidoreductase, with amino-acid sequence MTAPADTCDTSAARTARVVLITGAVQAGAVQAGAVQTAAAPADGAQAAQTRAKQTAGAAARASDARAGASKTHAETHAAPTSAARAGDARANVASDTARSGGAPAAPAAPAAPAAPGANGAPSAVAARGLSEGTGKAARAAPAAARPALDAAAVGRALAVGFARRGWDVALAAAAGGEAHAAAALAAEVEALGRRAAVLVADLSVEDDVARLVAGCGAALGRPSCVVAQAAPVADNAHDVGYASLASAMARGVAAPLVLARTLADATPDAAREHERERAVVIHLLDEALFDPAPERLSHSLAQAALHRATTAQALALAPKVRVVGLVRGRAPRADDIADAACYLASAPGVTGATLTVDGGEHLAPPADERN
- a CDS encoding dihydroneopterin aldolase, producing MFAALLHPRLADCRRLYLRDHEVYMNIGAFEHEKRGEQRVVVNVDLFVPLALTTPVEDKLREVVDYDLMKQSVAQCVARGHIHLQETLCDAIAAALLAHDAVRAVRVSTEKPDAYPDCDAVGVEVFRIKDEERA
- the ttcA gene encoding tRNA 2-thiocytidine(32) synthetase TtcA — protein: MNAPHTPHLNEADAAAAVEVNAAETDRRTLTRREQKQAYENNKLFKRLVRQVGQAIGDYNMIEHGDKVMVCLSGGKDSYALLDILMRLRERAPIDFDIVAVNLDQKQPGFPEHVLPEYLTKTGVPFHIENQDTYSIVKRLVPEGKTTCSLCSRLRRGILYRVAGELGATKIALGHHRDDIVQTLLLNMFYGGKLKGMPPKLQSDDGKNVVIRPLAYAKEIDLEKYAELREFPIIPCNLCGSQPNLKRAEMKALIREWDKRFPGRVDNMFNALANVVPSHLMDTQLFPFAGLRATGQADPNGDIAFDEDPCGTDAGAPGGAKPVSIVQFDDL